The following coding sequences are from one Acipenser ruthenus chromosome 7, fAciRut3.2 maternal haplotype, whole genome shotgun sequence window:
- the LOC117419354 gene encoding leucine-rich repeat-containing protein 10-like, producing the protein MGNTIRATIAFIPSKKCQKFLIGDLEEMPLDKMVDVSGSQLRRFPVQICSFTRLVKLYLSDNKLRNLPQELKQLQSLQILALDFNGFRELPIVVCSLKQLSILYLGNNRLHALPSELSLLKELKTLWIETNYFSDFPDVICELRSLKTLHVGYNQLRCLPKGLNRLEDLSSIWLSGNLFSEFPEVLLEMHFLDVIDVDRNRIRRFPSLAHLKGLKLVIYDHNPCVNAPAVAEGVRRVGRWATNTDEIKEENKQRAGEPLTETKEPEIESQIKPDQDATF; encoded by the coding sequence ATGGGCAACACTATCAGGGCCACTATTGCCTTCATCCCCTCCAAGAAGTGCCAGAAGTTCCTTATTGGCGACTTGGAAGAAATGCCACTGGACAAGATGGTGGACGTGAGCGGGAGCCAGTTGAGAAGATTCCCTGTTCAGATCTGCAGTTTCACTCGACTGGTCAAACTCTACTTGAGTGACAACAAGCTGCGGAACCTGCCCCAGGAGCTGAAGCAGCTGCAGAGTCTCCAGATCCTGGCACTGGATTTCAATGGGTTCAGAGAGCTGCCAATAGTGGTGTGCAGCCTGAAGCAGCTCTCCATTCTGTACCTGGGCAACAACAGGCTTCATGCGTTGCCCTCGGAGCTGAGCCTGCTGAAGGAGCTGAAGACCCTGTGGATCGAAACCAATTACTTCAGTGACTTCCCAGATGTCATCTGTGAGCTGCGGAGCCTCAAAACCCTCCACGTGGGCTACAACCAGCTGAGGTGCCTACCCAAGGGACTGAATCGCCTGGAGGACCTGAGCAGCATCTGGCTCTCTGGGAACCTGTTTTCTGAGTTCCCAGAGGTCCTGCTCGAGATGCACTTCCTGGACGTGATCGACGTGGACAGAAACCGTATCAGGCGTTTCCCCAGCCTGGCACATCTCAAGGGCTTGAAGCTGGTGATCTACGACCACAACCCCTGCGTGAACGCCCCCGCCGTGGCCGAGGGGGTGAGGAGGGTGGGGAGGTGGGCGACGAATACAGATGAAATCAAAGAAGAAAACAAGCAGAGGGCTGGAGAGCCGCTTACGGAAACCAAGGAGCCCGAGATTGAATCGCAGATTAAACCAGATCAAGACGCCACCTTCTAG
- the nots gene encoding nothepsin isoform X1 translates to MPAIIAMKWMIIACACLQVTDSVIRVPLKRFSSIRKELRGARRLAEFLRDHDPDVFARKYSHCYPPPPPHGLTTGRERLSNYMDAQYYGKISIGTPPQNFTVLFDTGSSDFWVPSAYCVSEACRAHSKFKSFQSKTYTHDGQTFNLQYGSGQLLGVVGRDTLRLSDVSVKEQEFGESVFEPGFTFVRAKFDGVLGMGYPSLSEGGATPVFDKLMEQQQVEKPVFSFYLSRGRDKECGGEMLLGGVDDSHYTGSINWVPVTEKGYWQIKLDNVKVQGSAAFCSDGCQAIVDTGTSLITGPAAEITKLQEHIGATPTQQGEFVIDCTRLSSLPRVDVTIGQVEYKLTAEAYVRKEQLDGREICFSGFEALDLYIQSGPLWILGDVFLTEFYSVFDRGNDRVGFAKAR, encoded by the exons ATGCCTGCAATCATAGCCATGAAGTGGATGATCATAGCATGCGCTTGTTTACAGGTCACTGATTCTGTAATAAG AGTGCCTCTGAAGAGATTCAGTTCCATCAGGAAGGAGCTGAGAGGAGCGCGGAGACTAGCAGAGTTTCTGAGGGATCACGATCCTGATGTCTTTGCACGGAAATACTCTCACTGctaccctcctcctcctcctcacggCCTCACGACAGGCAGAGAGAGGCTGTCTAACTACATGGAT GCCCAGTACTACGGGAAAATCAGTATTGGCACCCCCCCGCAGAATTTCACTGTGTTGTTCGACACCGGCTCGTCAGATTTCTGGGTCCCGTCTGCATACTGTGTCAGCGAGGCGTGCA GAGCCCACAGCAAATTCAAGTCCTTTCAGTCCAAAACCTACACGCATGATGGGCAAACATTCAACCTCCAGTACGGCTCGGGACAGCTTCTAGGAGTGGTGGGAAGAGACACGCTCAGG CTGAGTGATGTGTCTGTCAAGGAGCAGGAGTTTGGCGAGTCGGTGTTTGAGCCGGGCTTTACGTTCGTTAGAGCAAAGTTTGATGGCGTGCTTGGCATGGGATACCCATCCCTGTCAGAAGGGGGTGCCACTCCGGTGTTTGACAAGTTGATGGAGCAGCAGCAGGTGGAGAAACCTGTGTTTTCTTTCTATCTGAGCAG AGGGAGAGATAAAGAGTGTGGGGGGGAGATGCTGCTGGGAGGTGTGGACGACTCTCACTATACCGGCTCCATTAACTGGGTCCCTGTGACTGAGAAAGGGTACTGGCAAATCAAACTGGACAA CGTCAAAGTCCAAGGAAGCGCTGCCTTCTGCTCCGATGGCTGCCAGGCTATAGTGGACACCGGCACATCTCTCATTACCGGGCCGGCCGCAGAGATCACGAAGCTGCAGGAGCACATCGGAGCCAcgcccacacagcaaggagag TTCGTGATTGACTGCACAAGATTATCCAGCTTGCCGAGAGTGGATGTTACAATCGGACAAGTTGAGTATAAGCTGACTGCTGAAGCGTATGTGAGGAAG GAACAACTGGACGGAAGAGAAATCTGCTTTAGTGGATTTGAAGCCTTAGATCTCTACATCCAATCAGGACCTCTCTGGATTCTCGGAGACGTCTTCCTAACAGAATTCTACAGCGTTTTCGACCGTGGCAATGACAGGGTGGGGTTTGCAAAAGCACGCTAG
- the LOC117414673 gene encoding T-complex protein 1 subunit beta encodes MPLKKGRCFTAYYVNTLPAVVPHRETVGRDLRLASALYNRGNMASLSLAPVNIFRPGADEEKAETARLSSFIGAIAIGDLVKSTLGPKGMDKILLSSGREGSVTVTNDGATILKAIGIDNPAAKVLVDMSKVQDDEVGDGTTSVTVLAAELLREAELLIAKKIHPQIIISGWRKATQAARDALRSAAVDHGNDEVKFREDLMNIARTTLSSKLLTHHKEHFSNLAVQAVLRLKGSGNLEAIHVIKKLGGSLTDSYLDEGFLLDKKIGVNQPKRIENAKILIANTGMDTDKIKIFGSRVRVDSTAKIAEIEQAEKEKMKEKVERILKHGINCFINRQLIYNYPEQLFGAAGVMAIEHADFAGVERLALVTGGEIASTFDHPEMVKLGHCKLIEEVMIGEDKLIHFSGVDMGEACTIVLRGATQQILDESERSLHDALCVLSQTVKETRTVFGGGCSEMLMAKVVTDLAIRTPGKEAVAMESFAKALAMLPTIIADNAGYDSADLVAQLRAAHVEGKTTYGLDMVNGTIGDMVELGVTESFQVKRQVLLSAAEAAEMILRVDNIIKAAPRKRVPDHHPC; translated from the exons GCATCCCTTTCACTTGCTCCCGTGAACATTTTCAGACCTGGTGCCGATGAGGAGAAGGCTGAAACAGCCCGACTG TCTTCCTTCATTGGTGCCATAGCCATTGGGGATCTGGTTAAAAGCACTTTGGGACCAAAAGGAATG GACAAGATTCTCCTGAGCAGTGGAAGGGAAGGCTCAGTCACAGTGACAAATGATGGCGCCAccattctgaaggcaattggtatTGACAACCCGGCAGCCAAGGTGCTTGTTG ATATGTCCAAAGTTCAGGATGATGAAGTTGGGGATGGAACCACATCTGTCACTGTGCTGGCAGCTGAGCTGTTGAGG GAAGCAGAACTCCTTATTGCAAAGAAGATCCATCCTCAGATCATCATCTCTGGCTGGAGAAAAGCAACCCAGGCAGCGAGGGATGCCTTGAGGAGTGCTGCTGTAGACCATGG AAACGATGAAGTGAAATTCCGCGAAGACCTGATGAACATTGCCAGAACCACCCTGTCGTCGAAGCTGCTGACTCACCACAAGGAGCACTTTTCCAACCTGGCAGTCCAAGCTGTGCTCAGACTGAAGGGCTCTGGCAATCTGGAGGCCATCCATGTCATTAAGAAGCTTGGCGGCAGCTTGACAGATTCATACTTGGATGAAG GCTTTCTGCTAGATAAGAAGATTGGTGTAAACCAGCCCAAAAGAATTGAAAATGCAAAAATACTCATTGCAAACACTGGCATGGACACAGATAAAATTAAG ATCTTTGGTTCCCGAGTGAGAGTGGACTCCACAGCCAAGATAGCAGAAATTGAACAGGCAGAGAAAGAAAAGATGAAGGAAAAGGTTGAACGCATCCTGAAGCATGGAatcaattgttttattaacag GCAGCTCATCTATAACTACCCTGAGCAGCTGTTTGGTGCTGCAGGTGTGATGGCTATTGAGCATGCTGACTTTGCTGGGGTGGAGCGCCTCGCACTTGTTACCG GTGGAGAAATCGCTTCAACCTTTGATCACCCAGAGATGGTGAAACTGGGCCACTGTAAACTTATTGAAGAAGTCATGATCGGAGAGGACAAGCTGATCCACTTCTCTGGAGTGGACATGG GTGAGGCTTGTACCATCGTCCTCCGAGGAGCGACACAGCAGATCCTGGATGAATCGGAGAGATCTCTACATGATGCCCTCTGTGTTCTTTCACAGACAGTGAAAGAAACCAGGACTGTCTTTGGTGGAG GCTGCTCGGAGATGCTGATGGCCAAGGTTGTAACTGATCTGGCTATCAGAACACCAGGCAAGGAGGCGGTTGCCATGGAATCATTTGCTAAAGCACTTGCAATG CTGCCAACTATCATAGCTGACAATGCTGGGTATGACAGTGCAGATCTGGTTGCTCAGCTAAGGGCAGCTCATGTGGAAGGAAAGACTACCTATGGTCTGG aCATGGTCAATGGAACTATTGGAGACATGGTGGAGCTGGGAGTCACAGAAAGCTTCCAGGTGAAAAGACAAGTCCTGCTGAGTGCAGCGGAAGCAGCAGAAATGATCCTCCGAGTGGATAACATCATAAAGGCAGCACCAAG AAAACGAGTACCAGACCACCATCCGTGTTAA
- the nots gene encoding nothepsin isoform X2 encodes MPAIIAMKWMIIACACLQVTDSVIRVPLKRFSSIRKELRGARRLAEFLRDHDPDVFARKYSHCYPPPPPHGLTTGRERLSNYMDAQYYGKISIGTPPQNFTVLFDTGSSDFWVPSAYCVSEACRAHSKFKSFQSKTYTHDGQTFNLQYGSGQLLGVVGRDTLRLSDVSVKEQEFGESVFEPGFTFVRAKFDGVLGMGYPSLSEGGATPVFDKLMEQQQVEKPVFSFYLSSVKVQGSAAFCSDGCQAIVDTGTSLITGPAAEITKLQEHIGATPTQQGEFVIDCTRLSSLPRVDVTIGQVEYKLTAEAYVRKEQLDGREICFSGFEALDLYIQSGPLWILGDVFLTEFYSVFDRGNDRVGFAKAR; translated from the exons ATGCCTGCAATCATAGCCATGAAGTGGATGATCATAGCATGCGCTTGTTTACAGGTCACTGATTCTGTAATAAG AGTGCCTCTGAAGAGATTCAGTTCCATCAGGAAGGAGCTGAGAGGAGCGCGGAGACTAGCAGAGTTTCTGAGGGATCACGATCCTGATGTCTTTGCACGGAAATACTCTCACTGctaccctcctcctcctcctcacggCCTCACGACAGGCAGAGAGAGGCTGTCTAACTACATGGAT GCCCAGTACTACGGGAAAATCAGTATTGGCACCCCCCCGCAGAATTTCACTGTGTTGTTCGACACCGGCTCGTCAGATTTCTGGGTCCCGTCTGCATACTGTGTCAGCGAGGCGTGCA GAGCCCACAGCAAATTCAAGTCCTTTCAGTCCAAAACCTACACGCATGATGGGCAAACATTCAACCTCCAGTACGGCTCGGGACAGCTTCTAGGAGTGGTGGGAAGAGACACGCTCAGG CTGAGTGATGTGTCTGTCAAGGAGCAGGAGTTTGGCGAGTCGGTGTTTGAGCCGGGCTTTACGTTCGTTAGAGCAAAGTTTGATGGCGTGCTTGGCATGGGATACCCATCCCTGTCAGAAGGGGGTGCCACTCCGGTGTTTGACAAGTTGATGGAGCAGCAGCAGGTGGAGAAACCTGTGTTTTCTTTCTATCTGAGCAG CGTCAAAGTCCAAGGAAGCGCTGCCTTCTGCTCCGATGGCTGCCAGGCTATAGTGGACACCGGCACATCTCTCATTACCGGGCCGGCCGCAGAGATCACGAAGCTGCAGGAGCACATCGGAGCCAcgcccacacagcaaggagag TTCGTGATTGACTGCACAAGATTATCCAGCTTGCCGAGAGTGGATGTTACAATCGGACAAGTTGAGTATAAGCTGACTGCTGAAGCGTATGTGAGGAAG GAACAACTGGACGGAAGAGAAATCTGCTTTAGTGGATTTGAAGCCTTAGATCTCTACATCCAATCAGGACCTCTCTGGATTCTCGGAGACGTCTTCCTAACAGAATTCTACAGCGTTTTCGACCGTGGCAATGACAGGGTGGGGTTTGCAAAAGCACGCTAG